One Helianthus annuus cultivar XRQ/B chromosome 12, HanXRQr2.0-SUNRISE, whole genome shotgun sequence genomic region harbors:
- the LOC110894902 gene encoding G-type lectin S-receptor-like serine/threonine-protein kinase SD2-5 encodes MMRAPWICYCFALFLIFNCCSTTAKSSFGYPTANLSTTWTNTESLPHSVNFTDGSRVRAILLGGSSGSKFACGFYCNGTCTSYLFAVFIVQTNRASSIVLPASGFPQVVWSANRDYPVSYGAVLNLTATGELVLQDVDGSKVWSTNTAEKSVAGLNMTDDGNLVLVDISGSVVWQSFDHPTDCLVLGQRLFQGQQLIPSVSSNNWTTQKGLYSLQVTDKGLFAYVGTNPPQAYYSKPVSSNDKNKGRRYVRFLNGSLSLFIDTVEPSEPDGLITIPRASSTQYMKLMPDGHLKVFEWQERWLVVADLLNSYLGECNYPMACGRNALCSGNQQCSCLVPVNFIAVDERQPNMGCSEITPLTCNAVHGFITLENVTYFNIIADMEKVDIETCKQACLHNCSCVAAIFHYGSNSSSGDCFLPFELFTMMNVDPDANHHNASAFIKIQKEGQLSKANTGVSPARVVLTSILGSVMFLILVIRFIIYIIQKRRPAEESIGEIPGMPTRFSYEELKAATEDFSNKLGEGGFGAVFEGTLKDCSKIAVKCLEGLGQVNSSFLAEVQTIGSIHHVNLVTLRGFCAWKSKRFLVYEFMSNGSLDRWIYHGIREHALEWECRKKIILDVAKGLAYLHEECRQKIIHLDIKPQNILLDSDFNAKVSDFGLSKLIDRNQSEVMTTMRGTPGYLAPEWLSSVITEKVDVYGFGIILLEMLCGRKKFDKSQPEESQHLLDVLQKCWEQGTLKDMVDKYSEDMETHSSEVVEMMKLASWCLQYDYTKRPSMSMVVKVLDGVMEVESRLDYNFTDPGMQNAAVEAEKDMTPLMASVISGPSS; translated from the coding sequence ATGATGAGGGCACCATGGATCTGTTATTGTTTTGCCTTGTTTCTCATCTTCAATTGCTGCTCAACCACTGCCAAGTCATCCTTTGGTTACCCTACTGCAAATCTTTCAACCACATGGACCAACACGGAATCTTTACCCCATTCTGTTAATTTCACAGATGGTTCAAGGGTCCGAGCCATTCTCCTTGGAGGTTCATCTGGGTCGAAATTTGCTTGTGGGTTTTACTGCAATGGAACATGCACCTCTTACCTCTTCGCTGTCTTTATTGTTCAAACCAACCGTGCTAGTAGTATCGTTCTACCAGCTAGCGGGTTCCCTCAAGTGGTGTGGTCAGCAAACCGAGACTATCCAGTTAGCTATGGTGCAGTACTGAATCTCACTGCAACCGGAGAATTGGTCCTACAGGATGTTGATGGAAGCAAAGTTTGGTCTACCAACACCGCCGAGAAATCTGTTGCTGGTTTAAACATGACTGATGATGGGAACCTAGTGCTGGTTGATATTAGTGGCTCTGTGGTTTGGCAATCTTTTGATCACCCGACAGACTGTTTGGTACTGGGGCAAAGACTGTTTCAAGGACAACAGTTAATACCTAGTGTTTCGTCGAATAACTGGACTACCCAAAAAGGTTTATATTCTCTTCAAGTGACAGATAAAGGATTGTTTGCTTATGTTGGAACAAACCCACCTCAAGCCTATTACAGTAAACCGGTCTCTAGCAACGATAAAAATAAAGGAAGAAGATACGTTAGGTTCTTGAATGGTAGTTTGTCTTTATTCATTGATACTGTTGAGCCAAGTGAACCTGATGGCCTGATTACCATACCTCGAGCATCATCGACCCAGTATATGAAATTGATGCCGGACGGGCATTTGAAAGTGTTTGAATGGCAAGAAAGGTGGTTAGTGGTGGCAGACCTACTTAACAGTTATCTTGGAGAGTGTAATTATCCTATGGCTTGTGGAAGAAATGCCCTTTGCTCAGGTAATCAACAGTGTAGCTGTCTAGTACCAGTAAACTTCATAGCAGTTGATGAGCGACAACCGAACATGGGTTGCTCTGAAATTACTCCTCTCACATGTAATGCAGTCCATGGTTTTATTACACTTGAGAACGTTACATACTTCAACATTATTGCAGACATGGAGAAGGTGGATATTGAGACTTGCAAACAAGCATGTCTCCACAATTGCTCATGTGTAGCAGCTATATTTCATTATGGCTCAAATTCTTCAAGTGGGGATTGTTTTTTACCTTTTGAGCTCTTCACAATGATGAATGTTGATCCAGATGCAAATCATCATAATGCTTCAGctttcataaaaatccaaaaagaaggACAGCTTTCTAAGGCTAATACAGGTGTATCACCTGCAAGAGTTGTATTAACTTCCATTTTGGGAAGTGTTATGTTTCTGATTCTGGTTATACGTTTCATTATATACATAATCCAAAAGCGAAGACCGGCAGAAGAATCTATAGGCGAGATACCAGGAATGCCGACTCGGTTTTCCTATGAAGAATTGAAAGCTGCCACAGAGGATTTCAGTAACAAGCTTGGTGAAGGAGGATTCGGAGCTGTTTTTGAAGGGACTCTTAAAGATTGCTCAAAGATTGCAGTTAAATGTCTTGAGGGTCTTGGGCAGGTTAACAGTTCATTCCTAGCTGAAGTTCAAACCATTGGAAGCATTCACCATGTAAATCTGGTTACGCTCAGAGGATTTTGTGCATGGAAATCAAAACGTTTTCTCGTGTATGAATTCATGAGTAATGGATCATTAGATCGGTGGATCTACCATGGAATCCGAGAGCACGCACTGGAATGGGAATGCAGAAAGAAAATCATTCTTGATGTAGCCAAGGGTCTAGCATATCTTCATGAAGAATGTAGGCAAAAAATCATCCACTTAGATATTAAACCTCAAAACATATTGCTGGACAGTGATTTCAACGCCAAAGTATCAGATTTCGGGTTGTCAAAGCTCATAGACAGAAATCAATCCGAAGTGATGACTACGATGAGAGGAACCCCGGGATATCTAGCTCCAGAATGGTTGAGCTCAGTTATTACTGAAAAAGTGGATGTATACGGCTTTGGGATCATTCTCCTAGAGATGTTGTGTGGGAGgaagaaatttgacaaatctCAGCCTGAAGAAAGCCAGCACTTACTTGATGTGCTTCAAAAATGTTGGGAACAGGGAACTCTGAAAGATATGGTTGACAAGTACAGTGAAGATATGGAGACACACAGTTCAGAAGTTGTGGAGATGATGAAATTGGCTTCATGGTGTTTACAATATGACTATACGAAAAGGCCTTCAATGTCGATGGTGGTTAAGGTGTTAGATGGCGTAATGGAAGTTGAATCTAGGTTGGATTACAACTTCACGGATCCTGGAATGCAAAACGCAGCAGTTGAAGCAGAGAAAGATATGACACCATTGATGGCTTCTGTTATTTCTGGTCCTAGCTCCTAG